CTAAGAAAACAGCTACACCATGAACCCCAGCGACGATGCCCTCAGAGCGCGCACGCCCACCTTGCAGGTGTACACCAGGCGATAGTGCGTGGATGGCGGCGGCCCCTGGCCGGTGCAGagcgggcgggccgggccccAGCGCTGTCCCTGGCCGGTGCAGAGCGGGCGGGCAGGCCCGCAGAGAAGCCCCGGGGCGGAGCGGGCCGGGCCCCTCAggccgggcggggggcggcggggccgccatGGCGGCGGCTCCCGGAGCAGCGCCCTCAGCGCACGCTGCATAGCACCGCGCATGCGCCCTTAGCGCTCCCTGAGGCAGCGGCGGCCATGTTGGGTGCGGGCAATGCCGCCATGGCGGTGTCGGGCAATGCCCTTCATTAATTAACCTGTAATTAACCAGCTCAGCCCGGCCCTGTGTCACACGCTGGCATTTAAACCTGTTTATTGACCGAGAGGCCGTCAGAGCCATACAATAGTGTCACTGCAGCGCTTTTCATAAATGGGTGTTTGGATGGTTTTAGAATCCAAACAGTCCGTTGTGAGTGAAATGGAGAGGCACAGGCACCCTGTAGAAGTTGGTGTTTCCCTCAGAGATTGGCTCCTGAGGAGCCtctggtgtccctggtgtccctttCCAAGGGATTTTGGTGTTGTCCCTCTCTCAGGAGCCCTCGGTGTCGGTGTTGTCGCTGCCAGAGGTGTTCTCCCAGTCCGCCTCATGGTGCCGGTCCTTGGGCGCCCTTCTCATTGCTCTTTTTCTGCAAGCAACACCAGATGTACAACTTTCAGAAGGTGTTTTCCGCAAACAACACCAGACATACAGCTTTCAGAAGGTGTTTTCTGCAAACAAGCCGTATTTCATGCTGTTACTATGTATCAGTCCCCTTTGTGGCTCATTTTAAGCCCTTCATGGATCAAGCTTGGGGGCAGGAAAGGggaaatacaaatacaaatacatggATATACAAATACAAATCATGGATATTTCCAGGTCAGCCCTGCTTACTGCAGCCCAGACCTTCGGTAACGCTCAAAGCAgtccttcatcctcctcctctccttttctgCCAGTTCCTCGTTGACCAAGCCACACtccttgaaaaggaaaaaaaaaaaaaaaaaactaaaaacatACGAATTTATTTTTGATCAGATCAGTGTTAACACCAGGTTGCTTCCTGCATCTGCAGAGTCAAGTACCAGCAGGTTCTTTactgtgtgtgcagggtggTAATGCTGCTGTTTCACACAGTTTTACTACATTTACTCCTCCAATATGTGTAATTCTGGGAGTCTGTTTTCTACAGCAACAGTAATTCTACAGTAATTACACTGGAAAACATCCCCACCCAGAGATGAAGGGCAGAAACTAATTATAAGTTTTTATACACAGATGGAGAAATGTCCACTGTAAATGTTTTGCTGTTCAGAGCTTGCCCTTTTTGGAGGGTGGATCTGCACAAAGTGCTCAGAGTTTGGAGAAGCAGGAGCTGCTAACATGCTTCTCCAAGCTGGTAAATCCATCATTAAGGAGAATATTAAAGATCACAAACCCCAGTCATAGAAAAGAAGAGCCCACAAAGATTCTCTTACacttggtgattttggggggagatGGCTCTCTTGAGGGCTGAGTTCCTGGTTTTGTACTTCCAGGCAATCttctgaaagataaaaaaatcacagatttaGTCAGAGTTGCCATTGCAAAGTAACTTCTCCCTCCAGTAGTTCTTCCAACTGAAGAGCTGTGATGTAACTGCACAGAGTCCCCAGCAGAACTGAAACCAAGCCCAAAGCACTCAGAGCTCCATCCTGTCATCAATCACAAGTCACTTCTCATTTTAACTGAGCCCTGAATCTTCCCCAGGATGGTGGGGTTCCCCACCTCCCTCAGAAAGAGACAGAGCTTTCCACTTCCAGCTTCAGCAGGAGCAAAACAAACCTTTGCcaagcagctcctctgaggCCACCACGAGAAATGTGTTAATCATTATTTTATCCATCATTTGTCCCTGCTCCCCAAGTTGTGAATATCATGGCACTTCACACCAGACCCTATTTTGGTGAAACTCCTGTAGTGACCAGGTGTTACAATAGATATTTTTGAACTGAGCAAGgtagaataataataaaagccTTTTTGGATCAGTGCTGTTTAGTTTTAGTGAAAATTCTCCCATCTCAATGAATGAAAAGATCATTTAGATCTTCCAGGAGAGCAAAACAGAATGGACCATCCTCTCCAGAGCTCTACTCAATGTTTTCCCCTTACTTTTATCTGTCTCTGTATCTTCATCCAGATGACTGTGAAGAACAAGCTGTGGGGCAGAAAACAGAGCAAGAACATCAGAACTGTTCCTAGATAAAGGAATATAAAACCCAGGACATGCTAGAACCaatctctctctccctgttgGTGCCAGAAAACAGCGGACAGCCAGGAGTTACAGATTTGCTCATGGATTTCTCCTCCATGAATAGATCCAGCTCCCTTTGGCCTTATTTATACTTTTGGCCTCCAGACAATGTGACATTCACTCCCTCACTGAAGTTATGAACTAAGTGAAACTCTTTACTACAGGTGGCTCCAGGGTAAGACTTATTTTTGCCTGTTCTCACACAAGAGagccaattaaaaaataattaaattcccTTGATTTGCTTAGACTCAACAAATCTTGCTGACTAATGCCATAACTGTGTCCTACACTTAGAACTTCAGGACACAGGGAGGTTCTGTCACTGTCCTGCTGCCTATGGACTGAAATGAGCCTGAGCCATTGAAAACTGCTGATACTTGGGGAGCTGAGCACAGGTGAGGAAAATGAAACCATcccagaggaaagggaaaggtaAACAAGGACCCCTACTCACTTCCTGGGAATCTCTGGAGGATAAGTCATCCAGGTCAGAGGTCTGAAACAAAACCAGTATAGATTGATCATTCCTCATGAGCAAGGAGGAGACTTAGAGCTCCACAAAACACACAACTCCTACACTCCTGTCTGGACACTCAAGAAAGTACACACAATGacatattaattaaaatatatctaATTTAGCTCCAGAAAACTTAGCTCCCCATTTCATCCAAATGGCTCACAGCTAGTCTCTAAATAGAGCTACTCTTTGGTGGTTGAGGAACGCCTCACCACCTCTGGAAATGctccaaacacaaacacaggtGGCCTGGGCTTGCATCTGTCCAGCTTTTCCATGCCTAAAACCAGGGTGGGGTGATAGAGACCATCACATCTTTCATTTCCTAAGCTCAGCATTTGCATGGCAATGGTTTTAACTAATTTTGGTGGTGGCTCAGGGAAGTGTTCACTGCCTgatgagctggagctgctcaggcacAAGGCCTGGGAACAGCCACAGCCTGACCCCATCCTCAGCTTCCCAATGCATCCAGGGGAGGAGAGCTATACCAGagtgggcagctccagctgcagcctttTCAGCTTGGCCTCCGTGGCCAGGAGCTGGCTCTCCTTctggaagagctgcagctgcatctcGTCACACCTCTCGCCCAGCTCGCGGATCTGCTTGCGGTAGGCGTCTCTCTCCACCAGGTTCTTGCAGTACTGCATGTGGAACTGCTCCCGGGTCAGGAGAGCCTGTgcagggggacatggggcagtCACACAACAGCACACACAGGCTGGCATTTCTGCCCAAAAAGCAGTGAGGGATATTTTATCACCTGGTCTCTCTCCGAAGCCACTTCCTCCatctgctgcaggacagcatcAATCCGCTTTTTGTACATCTGGGAGTCCTTCCTCAGAGATGTGCACTGTAGCTCCAGCACCTCTTTTTCCTCTGCAAACTGCTGAGACAAGGTCAAAAGCGCCTGCCTGTGGGGAGAGCCTGAGCCAGACTGTCCCcactcctgctctgtgccacagaTTGCTCTGGCCAGAGCTCCATGGGTGTCTGAGCTGTCAGCTGCCCCACACGGAGTGCTGAACTAACGGTACTatagcaggagcagcagggattgctcctgagcagctgctctgctccacaggCAGGACACTGCAGGGGCTTCACCTGCCTGTGTGatccagagcccagcagggacgGGAACAGCAGCACCTACTTTTTCCTGGAGCACCTTGGCCCGGCGCAGCTCCTTGCGCAGGCTGTAAATGGTGTTCACCAGCTCCCGGCGCTCTTCCACGGTCTGGCTGCAGTCATTCTCCAGAGTTTCCTTGGAGAGGCTCTTCTCCAAGTTCTGCTCCCTGGCAACCTGCAGGACAAAGGCAGAAGTGAGACAGGGCCACCATCTAACTCCATATCAATTCTCTCCTCTCAGGGCTCTTGGGCAACAGCTGATCCCCACAATCTTCACGGCAGCattgctgccctggctgctaCAAATAATCCCTTGAGTCGATACTCAACCACCCCACCAACCTGGAGAGTGTTTTCCAGCTCCTGGTTCTTGGCCAagagcagctccttctcctgctggaTCTCCCACACCACCTCGTGGCTGGGGCGCTGCTCTATGGCGTGTTTCAGCTTCATGGTGTGCTTCCTCTCCAGCTTGCAGTCATCCTCAGCCTTCATgaggctgtgcttcagctgaTCGATCTACGAGAAGGttcagagctcagcaggagaaaggagagagcTCTGGCCTGCAAAACCAGTTCTCTGTTCCCCAGCTGAATACAGAGCAAGTTTCTCCACAGCTGTTTTCCTCAAAGTTTTGTGCCCTGGGGCCAGAGTCCCGTGTGCTAACAGGTACatgtttctgtgctgcctttgtgAGAGCAGCCTTGAGTGAGGGCAAGACTGGTCATCATTCACAGAACTTGTAAAAATTGTAAAATTCACGCCtacagggctgagctggggaccACAAAGACACATTCTAGAAAAGATGCTCAGTGCTTCGTGCTGGACTGGAGCATCCTTGGCAAAGACGAGGTGCTCAGCCCAGGTGAGAGAGGGaagctggaggagctgtgcctgACCTCTAGCAGCAGGTCCCTGTTCTTCATGAGGGCCGCGCTCTTCTCCTCGCTCTGCTTGGCGTagctcagggccaggctgtAGTTCTCGTCCTTGCACTTGCGCAGCTCCTTGCTCAGGCTGTCCCTCTCCTCCTTCATCCTCTGGGCGCGCTCCTGGTGCTTGCGGAGCAGGCTGTCCCTGACCCACATCTCCCTGAGCGTGTCCTCCTTGGAGTGCAGCCACCCCGCCAGCTCCTGCGCCTTGCGCCGCTCCTCCTGCACCGCGCTCTGCAGCTTCACGATCTCGTTCATCAGCACCTGGCTCAGGCCAGACTCGCCAGCCGTGTCTGTGTGGGGGACAGGGTcactctctgctctcctggctgctgccaaggcacacacagagctcgGCTTCCCCTGCACGTCACTGCAGCCAACCCTGACGGTGTGTGAGCAAATTATCCCCGCTGtgcctctctgctctgtgccttccTGCACCACACAACAGGCAGAGGGAAGAATTCATCCTcctgcttcctcctccccctccccagtccAGCCCATGACACCAGGGCTGTTCTTCCCAGAACCCTTCCAAAGCACACATGGAGCAAGGCAAGGAATGCTCTTgactctgctcagcagcaccaaaggaaaagctgttgTTGGGAACACAAACATTACCTATAATCATGGAGAAAACCCTGCTGGGCTCTTTGCCAGTTATTTTTTTATACAGCTGGGGATAATAAAGCTCAAGACTCTCCATAAATGCCTCAAAGCCCTTGTGTCCTGTTCGCTGAAGAATGTCCAGGAGAACACCTAAAATCAACAGGATATTCTATTCAGTTATTTCTCTCTTCACCTGTCTTTAACATAAGAAAAAATGGCTTCACTTCCTCCACATACCAAAGTCCCTGGGATCCACTCACAGAAtaaattaggttggaaaagacctctgggAACATGAAGTCTATGACTGAAACCCCTTGGCAACCagaccatggcaccaagtgccacatccaggctttgtttaaacacctccagggtgGGTGAcaccagcacctccctgggcagcccctccaGTGTCCGAGTCCCCAGACAATCCCAAACCAATGGCCTGGAAACTCCCCAGGAGGATTGGAAGTGCTCCCACCTGCCTTCCGCTTGCGCATGACCAGGCTGGGGTCGTTGAGCACCTGCTCCTCATCGTCAGGGCTGAGCACTTTGCACTGCCGCAGGTACGGCGTGATCCGCGACGGCTCGATCACCGAGATCAGCTTCACACGGAAGTTCTCCAGGTTATTCCAGCAGATCTCATCATTATCCTCTTCCAGCATGTCAGCAGTGAGGGGAATCGGTGAGCAGCGTTGTCCTGTCtggaaaaaaccaccaaaacccaaccaagcAGCCCCCGAGGCTCTCGGAGCAGTGTGGCAGTGGTGCTGAAACCAAGGACTTCAACACTGAGAATGCAGAAGTGTCCTCATGAGCTGTTGCCTCTGCTTTACGAGCAGCTCACTCTTCCTTCTCCACCTCCCAGCATGTGACATCCCGGTGTTCTGTCTGACCACACAGACACCAAATCTAACACCCACAGAGCTGTGAAATAAACTTTAATTCCCTGTTAATATCAGCCATTCTGTATCACCAACCTTCACCTCTGCAGTCACAAAAGCTTCCTTGATTCTCCTCCTGTGTCCTGGCTCTGAGGAAACCTGTCTGGGATGCAGCCTCCCTCTGTACTCTGACTAGAGAAAAGATAACTCCAGGAACAAAACTGGGttgagaaaaaaaggggaaactACTCAGCTATACCCTGAgacaggaaagggaaggaaaagaaaaagagagataaATAAGAAAAGCAGAAGCCAGAATGGGTgaggggggaggagaaagatGGTAGTGGCATTGTGAATCAGCAGCAACACATAAGCAGTGATTTTAGATtaattctggttttgttttctaataTGTCCCACTGAAGGACCTGCTGGGCTCCAGAAAGTTTCCTTGTGCAGTGGTCAGAAAGGCTAAAAAGAATGAAAGCCACAGCCATAGGTGTGTGCAGCTGATTGCAGGGGACAAAACAAGCCACAAAATAAGAAGGAAGAGGCTCTTGAAAGGCTTTCCAGCTGTTAACATCTTCTCCAGGAAAACAGGTGGCAGCAAGAACTCACCCTTCATTTAGACAGAAGTCTCTTCAGTTGAAAAGGGTGATTTCTATATTGCTGCCTCTAATTTTGGATAGCTTCCAGCATAATTATAACAAGAAAGGGGAAGGGAATCAAGTCCTGGCAGAACAAGGAGCATCACCCCTGATTCCCAAATGACAGCCTGTGGCCATGGCAGCAGTAAAGGAGCAGCCCAGCAAGCAGCTGGGTTATGTGATAATGCTGATAATTCCACTGTGATGATGCTGAGCATCACCAGAAGACCTGAGCCTGCCTCCCCCCTTCCCTCAGCCCTGGAGCTGAACTCAGAACTCActcagtgttttttaaaaaaagcctggaGAGCACACAGGCTCTGATGCCATGGCAGCATGACACATGTTCCCGTTAGCTTCCCACTCCCCTCTTTGTTCTGCTTTCTAAGTTTATGGAGAGTTTTTCCATCTTATCATCAGGAGTAGGGCAGAGATGCTCAGATTCTTCCAGCCTGTGTTTCTTATCATTAAATTAGCTTTACACTAAAAAAGATGCAGTACCTGTGTCAGCTGTGCCCTTGCTGGAGGTAATCAGTGTGTCTGTTAATTGACCAGTTTAGCCTGGGGATGAGTTATTCCAGTGACAAATCAATTTAATCCTGAAAAGGACAAAGCCAGCTGCTGCTTACGCATTTCCCCCACAAATAAATGACAAGGGCATCTTTTCAGCAGCATTTGCAAAGGCCAGCAATCATTTAGAGCACAGCTCACCTTTCCCACCAGTGCCTCACTGTaacagcctgggcacagcacccacAACTCTGCCACAGCTGAATTTCCTGGAAAACTGCTATCTAGAGTGGCTTATGGAAAACAGAGCACACTGCAAGAGGAAAGCCTTCCACAATCATTCCTTGTGCTCCATAAAGTCTTGGCACCAAATTACAGCAACACTGGCACCcagtgcccctctgcccctcgTGGAAAAGCTCAAATCCCAACTCCCCACCAGACTCAGGGGAGTTCAGTCAGTGCACTGCAATGAAGCTTTCACAGCACTTTCCCTCTAGACTTTATCAGCTTTGCCTCAGCTAACCTTGCACCTCTCTGTGAGACAGAAATTGTTGGGTTATAAATGAAGAAACAAgtttttttaaagtgatttgTGATGTCTGTACAGGGCAGGCTGTGGAAGAATCAAGGAAGAATCCTAATTCAATCCTGCAGTTTTAGGCACATGAATATTCATCTCCCCTATTTTCCCTGGTTTTCATGCAGCCTGAAAACTTCATTTTCTCATTAGCAATCACTCTCATACACACATTATTAAAAGCACTatttaccaggaaaaaaaaaccagacagAATACATCAGTAATTTTTAAGTGcgaaaaataaaacatctgtaTTTCAACAAATACTTAAGAGTCATTTTGATACAAAATTAATCTGCTGCTTATTCCACAGTATTCAGTCAGTTACCAAGCAAAGCCACTGTCACAGCACTAAAAACCACCCAATTAACATATTCTGAACATGGATAAGCATTCACATAAACAAcacaagaaggaaataaataaccACCACTGCTTGTTTCCCCACATTTCCTGCAATATTCCCCTTCAGAATCTATGGCAGGTGGGAGTTTGAAAGAGCAGGAGTCTGTGCCTGAAAGATTTCCCTCCAGCCAGTTTCCATCATTTTTAAACCTTGCCTACAGATGCAGATTTTGTTGAGGGATGGGAAAATCAATCCAGCATTTTCCTCTTCCCCAGGTCCATCCAGTCATCACTGGAAGTGGAAAAGGTGAACAGTGCAAAGATTATTCCATGACCCCTGTAACAAAGCACAAACAGCTCCTATCAGTCACACATTTTTACAGGGAACTTGCCCTTTTGCAGTTCCTAAAAtgaattttcaaggaaaaaaaaaatctccaaccAGTCTCATCTGACACCCATGTGAATCAAACACTGCTCATGTTCATTCCATCCAGTGCACCAAAAGCCTCAGCAGGTATCAGGACATCACCCATTTGTACCCTGCAGAAGGTAATCTGTTATAACTGCACAGAAATGAAGCCAAATGGgggaaataaaccccaaaccccaccaggctgctcaaaaaTGAAGTATAAAGGAAAAACTCCACTGTCAAGCCTGTAGAGTGCTACCAACTAGGTGCATACTAAGTAGGGTTCAGGGCATGAACTAAAAGGTTGCCAAATATTTGAATTTCATGagtttatatataattttattgtaGAGACATCAACTTTCCCTCTCCCCAAAATATTATCAGCCTTAGGCTGTGCTTGGTGGTGACTGCAGACCTCTGTGTCCTTGGGGAACAAGAGCAGAGATCATTTCAGTCCTTTCCTGGGGTCATGAGTCACTGTCTGAGCTGAACCACAGACAAACGTGGTTCAGCTTCTCAGCAAGATGTACAAACCACTGAGGAGCTACTGACACATCTCCTTCTcatgtcctcctcctcttcttgaAGCGAGCACTTCTGCTCTGGGGAGCTCTGGcatcagccccagcagtgcaggaacCCAAGGCAGACTGAGCAGGGCTCTCCTCAGCCCCCATGTCCTGCAAGAGAAGCAGGAGATGATCAACACCACGAGAATTACAAACACCTTCCTGATTTAGGGAGCTCAGCAACATTTCTAAAACAATTTTTCATGATGCATGGGACAACATTCCATTGCCAGTGTCAGAGAAGGCACAAAACATCAGTTCACAGAGTGAAAACAAAGGCCTGACTTCAAAAAGGCAAGAGCAGATTATAAACAGAAAGGGGAAGGGAGCTTTGATACTTTTCTGGGAACTGTCATGGCAAGTGTAAGGTGCTACATAAACCATGGGATTTCACCCTCTCAGCTGAGCTGCCGAGCTTTTcctttcagcagctgcagaactgTGTTTATTCAAAAAGACCAAATTTCTGCTACACTTAATAACAGTGGGGGCTTCCCCCTGGattccagtgcaatgttcatcTGGCagtaattttctgctttttgcccCTGGAATCTGTTTTACCTGATTTAGTAAATCAGCATCTTCATCTCCAGGCTCATCCCCAAGTCTCCAGTCCTCCTGTACTCCTGTTAATTCCTTCCCACAGCTCTCTTCCTTCAACACTTGGTTCTCACTCTCCAACTCCTCCTCATCACTCTCCTCAAGCTGATTCCCAGCTGACACAGTCGTTGTCACTCTGGGAGGAGACAGAGTTGCCAGGACAGCCGGGAGGGTGAAGGCTGCCAGGAATCTGGCTTTCAGCAGGAGGTAAGCAGGGTTATCACCCAGTTTCTGCTGCACCAGTTCTCCAATAGCATGGAAGAgatccccagtgcccccatcCCCACTGGCCTCAGaggccagcagagaggctgcctgcacctccagagctgctttctgcagcaggagcctTGAGAGGGTTTTTATGCTGCAGAGGAAAGGGGGCAGATAAGGCAGCCTGGTCTGCAG
This genomic stretch from Ammospiza caudacuta isolate bAmmCau1 chromosome 21, bAmmCau1.pri, whole genome shotgun sequence harbors:
- the CARD9 gene encoding caspase recruitment domain-containing protein 9, with protein sequence MLEEDNDEICWNNLENFRVKLISVIEPSRITPYLRQCKVLSPDDEEQVLNDPSLVMRKRKAGVLLDILQRTGHKGFEAFMESLELYYPQLYKKITGKEPSRVFSMIIDTAGESGLSQVLMNEIVKLQSAVQEERRKAQELAGWLHSKEDTLREMWVRDSLLRKHQERAQRMKEERDSLSKELRKCKDENYSLALSYAKQSEEKSAALMKNRDLLLEIDQLKHSLMKAEDDCKLERKHTMKLKHAIEQRPSHEVVWEIQQEKELLLAKNQELENTLQVGGVSLSKETLENDCSQTVEERRELVNTIYSLRKELRRAKVLQEKFAEEKEVLELQCTSLRKDSQMYKKRIDAVLQQMEEVASERDQALLTREQFHMQYCKNLVERDAYRKQIRELGERCDEMQLQLFQKESQLLATEAKLKRLQLELPTLTSDLDDLSSRDSQELVLHSHLDEDTETDKKDCLEVQNQELSPQESHLPPKSPSECGLVNEELAEKERRRMKDCFERYRRKRAMRRAPKDRHHEADWENTSGSDNTDTEGS